The following are from one region of the Vulpes vulpes isolate BD-2025 chromosome 14, VulVul3, whole genome shotgun sequence genome:
- the MESP1 gene encoding mesoderm posterior protein 1 → MAQSLCPPLPEPWLLSAGWGPARHPDGGCSPASSPDSWGSVPAGSPEPSPGRPGGPAAPRARSAGRRGARGSRLGSGQRQSASEREKLRMRTLARALHELRRFLPPSVAPAGQSLTKIETLRLAIRYIGHLSAVLGLSEESLQRRRRRRGDAAAPPCCQLCPDGGGGGGGGGPAQAQTQTPVQVQVQARAPGGLGSTAPWGSPPARPGALAAPEPPDPPVLYEEAAFSESQAVEPGPSSPLFPGDVLALLETWMPLSPLEWPPA, encoded by the exons atggcCCAGTCCCTGTGTCCGCCGCTCCCCGAGCCCTGGCTCCTCTCCGCCGGCTGGGGCCCGGCTCGGCATCCGGACGGCGGCTGCTCCCCCGCCTCGTCCCCCGACTCCTGGGGCAGCGTCCCGGCCGGCAGCCCCGAGCCGAGCCCCGGGCGGcccggcggccccgcggccccgcgagCCCGCAGCGCCGGGAGGCGCGGAGCCCGCGGCAGCCGCCTGGGGTCGGGACAGCGGCAGAGCGCCAGCGAGCGCGAGAAGCTGCGCATGCGCACGCTCGCCCGCGCCCTGCACGAGCTGCGCCGCTTTCTGCCGCCGTCCGTGGCGCCCGCCGGCCAGAGCCTCACCAAGATCGAGACGCTGCGCCTGGCCATCCGCTACATCGGCCACCTGTCGGCCGTGCTGGGCCTCAGCGAGGAGAGCCTGCagcgccggcggcggcggcgtggcGACGCGGCGGCGCCTCCGTGCTGCCAGCTCTGccccgacggcggcggcggcggcggcggcggtggcccCGCGCAGGCGCAGACGCAGACGccggtgcaggtgcaggtgcaggcgcGCGCCCCGGGGGGCCTGGGCTCCACGGCGCCCTGGGGGTCCCCGCCGGCCCGTCCCGGAGCGCTAGCAGCGCCCGAGCCGCCAGACCCACCGGTGCTTTATGAGGAGGCGGCGTTTTCGGAATCTCAGGCAGTGGAGCCGGGCCCGTCGTCTCCG CTCTTTCCTGGCGACGTGCTGGCCCTGTTGGAGACCTGGATGCCCCTTTCGCCCCTGGAGTGGCCGCCGGCCTGA